Proteins found in one Amycolatopsis aidingensis genomic segment:
- a CDS encoding TIGR03842 family LLM class F420-dependent oxidoreductase — MDFGVVLQTDPPAREVVRLMTAAEGEGFGYGWTFDSCVLWQEPFVIYSQILAATSAMVVGPMVTSPVPRDWSVTASLFATLNDMFGNRTVCGIGRGDSAHRVVGKPPSTLATLRESMRVIKELAEGRSAVLGDTPVRLPWVRDGRLEMWMAGYGPKALKLVGEQADGFILQTADPAIARWTIGSVRAAAREAGRDPAGITICVAAPAYVGTDLPHQREQLRWFGGMVGNHVADLVARYGDSGTVPRELTDYIAGRQGYDYAHHGRSGNPSTEFVPDEIVDRFCLLGPAAAHRERLAELAELGVHQFAVYLMHDRREETLAAYGKEIIAELAH, encoded by the coding sequence ATGGATTTCGGCGTGGTGTTGCAGACCGACCCACCCGCCCGCGAGGTCGTCCGGCTGATGACGGCCGCGGAGGGCGAGGGCTTCGGGTACGGATGGACCTTCGACTCCTGTGTGCTGTGGCAGGAGCCGTTCGTCATCTACTCCCAGATCCTGGCGGCCACCTCCGCCATGGTGGTCGGGCCGATGGTCACCAGCCCTGTTCCGCGGGACTGGTCGGTGACCGCCTCGCTGTTCGCCACCTTGAACGACATGTTCGGCAACCGCACGGTCTGCGGGATCGGCCGCGGGGACTCCGCGCACCGGGTGGTCGGCAAGCCGCCGTCCACGCTGGCCACCCTGCGCGAGTCGATGCGCGTGATCAAGGAGCTGGCCGAGGGCCGCTCGGCGGTTCTCGGCGATACCCCGGTGCGCCTCCCGTGGGTCCGGGACGGCAGGCTCGAGATGTGGATGGCAGGCTACGGCCCGAAGGCGCTGAAGCTCGTCGGTGAGCAGGCAGACGGGTTCATCCTGCAGACAGCCGATCCGGCGATCGCGCGCTGGACGATCGGCTCGGTGCGGGCCGCCGCGCGGGAGGCGGGGCGCGACCCGGCCGGCATCACGATCTGCGTGGCCGCGCCGGCCTACGTCGGCACCGACCTGCCGCACCAGCGCGAGCAGCTGCGCTGGTTCGGCGGAATGGTCGGCAACCACGTGGCCGACCTGGTGGCGCGGTACGGCGACAGCGGCACCGTGCCGCGGGAGCTGACCGACTACATCGCGGGCAGGCAGGGCTACGACTACGCCCATCACGGGCGCTCCGGCAACCCCTCGACCGAGTTCGTTCCGGACGAGATCGTCGACCGGTTCTGCCTGCTCGGCCCGGCCGCCGCGCACCGGGAACGGCTGGCCGAACTGGCGGAGCTTGGCGTGCACCAGTTCGCCGTGTACCTGATGCACGACCGGCGCGAGGAGACTCTCGCCGCATACGGCAAGGAGATCATCGCCGAACTCGCGCACTGA
- the hydA gene encoding dihydropyrimidinase, translated as MRTLIRGGTVLSSTGAATADVLVEDERVAAVAAPGVFGAEAVDTVLEATDKYVLPGGIDAHTHMEMPFGGTFSADTFETGTRAAAWGGTTTIIDFAVQKKGTSLLSTLDTWHGKAEGTCAVDYGFHMIVSDVNDTTLKEMESCIGGGVTSFKMFMAYPGVFYSTDGEILRAMHKATETGSTIMMHAENGIAIDELVAAALADGRTDPVQHGLTRPPELEGEATSRAITLARVTGAPLYIVHLSAAQALAAVAQARDTGQNVFAETCPQYLYLSIDDLAKPGFEGAKYVASPPLREQHHQADLWRGLRTNDLSVVSTDHCPFCFKDQKELGRGDFSKIPNGMPGVEHRMDLLHQGVVAGEISPARWVEISSTTPARMFGLYPRKGVIAPGSDADIVIYDPAGRQTISARTHHMNVDYSAYEGFQLTGKVDTVLSRGRVVIAGGEYHGSAGHGRFLARDLCQYLN; from the coding sequence ATGCGAACGCTGATCAGGGGCGGCACGGTACTCAGCTCGACCGGTGCCGCCACGGCCGATGTACTGGTCGAGGACGAGCGGGTGGCCGCCGTGGCCGCGCCGGGCGTGTTCGGCGCGGAAGCGGTGGACACCGTGCTCGAAGCCACGGACAAGTACGTGCTGCCCGGCGGGATCGACGCGCACACGCATATGGAGATGCCCTTCGGCGGCACCTTCTCCGCGGACACCTTCGAGACCGGCACCAGGGCGGCAGCCTGGGGCGGCACCACCACGATCATCGACTTCGCCGTGCAGAAGAAGGGCACCTCCTTACTGTCCACACTGGACACATGGCACGGTAAGGCCGAGGGCACCTGCGCCGTGGACTACGGCTTCCACATGATCGTCTCCGATGTCAACGACACCACGTTGAAGGAGATGGAGTCCTGCATCGGCGGCGGCGTGACCAGTTTCAAGATGTTCATGGCCTACCCTGGCGTCTTCTACTCCACCGACGGGGAGATCCTGCGCGCCATGCACAAGGCGACCGAGACCGGGTCGACCATCATGATGCACGCCGAGAACGGGATCGCCATCGACGAACTCGTCGCCGCCGCACTGGCCGACGGCAGGACCGACCCGGTGCAGCACGGCCTGACCAGGCCGCCCGAGCTGGAGGGCGAGGCGACCTCGCGGGCGATCACGCTGGCGCGGGTCACCGGCGCGCCGCTGTACATCGTGCATCTCTCCGCCGCGCAGGCGCTGGCCGCGGTGGCACAGGCAAGGGACACCGGGCAGAACGTGTTCGCCGAGACCTGCCCGCAGTACCTCTACCTCTCGATCGACGACCTGGCGAAACCGGGATTCGAGGGCGCCAAGTACGTGGCCTCTCCCCCGCTGCGGGAGCAGCACCACCAGGCCGACCTGTGGCGCGGCCTGCGCACCAACGACCTGTCCGTGGTGTCCACCGACCACTGCCCGTTCTGCTTCAAGGACCAGAAGGAGCTGGGCCGGGGCGACTTCAGCAAGATCCCGAACGGGATGCCCGGCGTCGAGCACCGGATGGACCTGCTGCACCAGGGTGTGGTCGCCGGGGAGATCTCGCCCGCGCGCTGGGTGGAGATCAGTTCGACCACCCCGGCGCGGATGTTCGGGCTGTACCCGCGCAAGGGCGTGATCGCGCCGGGCTCGGACGCCGACATCGTGATCTACGACCCGGCCGGGCGGCAGACGATCTCCGCGCGAACCCATCACATGAACGTGGACTACTCGGCCTACGAGGGCTTCCAGCTCACCGGGAAGGTGGACACCGTGCTGTCCAGGGGCAGGGTGGTCATCGCGGGCGGCGAGTACCACGGCTCGGCCGGGCACGGCCGGTTCCTCGCTCGCGATCTCTGCCAGTATCTCAACTAG
- a CDS encoding nitrilase-related carbon-nitrogen hydrolase encodes MTDLVRAGLIQQRWTGDKDSMIAGAVEAIGTAASQGAQVVCLQELFYGPYFCQVQDTDYYSYTERIPDGPTTELMREVARRHEVVLIVPIYEVEQPGIYYNTAAVIDADGRYLGKHRKNHIPQLKGFWEKFYFRPGNLGYPVFDTAVGRIGVYICYERHFPEGWRALGLAGARIVFNPSATSRGLSQHLWRLEQPAAAVANEYYVGAINRVGVEPLGDNDFYGQSYFVDPRGQLVGEAASDTEDEVLVRDLDMTKLAEVRDLWAFYRDRRPDSYDSLTQA; translated from the coding sequence GTGACCGACCTCGTGAGAGCCGGACTGATCCAGCAGCGGTGGACGGGTGACAAGGACTCCATGATCGCCGGCGCGGTCGAGGCGATCGGCACCGCGGCCTCCCAGGGCGCGCAGGTGGTCTGCCTGCAGGAGCTGTTCTACGGCCCGTACTTCTGCCAGGTGCAGGACACCGACTACTACTCCTACACCGAGCGGATCCCGGACGGGCCGACCACCGAGCTGATGCGGGAGGTCGCGCGGCGGCACGAGGTGGTGCTGATCGTGCCGATCTACGAGGTCGAGCAGCCGGGGATCTACTACAACACCGCGGCGGTCATCGACGCCGACGGCCGCTACCTCGGCAAGCACCGCAAGAACCACATCCCGCAGCTGAAGGGATTCTGGGAGAAGTTCTACTTCCGTCCGGGCAACCTCGGGTACCCGGTCTTCGACACCGCGGTCGGCCGGATCGGCGTCTACATCTGCTACGAGCGGCACTTCCCCGAGGGCTGGCGGGCACTCGGGCTGGCCGGGGCGCGGATCGTGTTCAACCCCTCGGCCACCAGCAGGGGGCTCTCCCAGCATCTGTGGCGGCTGGAGCAGCCAGCCGCCGCTGTTGCCAACGAGTACTACGTGGGGGCCATCAACCGGGTGGGCGTGGAACCGTTGGGCGACAACGACTTCTACGGCCAGTCCTACTTCGTCGACCCGCGCGGGCAACTGGTTGGCGAGGCGGCATCGGACACCGAGGACGAGGTGCTGGTCCGGGATCTGGACATGACCAAGCTGGCCGAGGTACGCGACCTGTGGGCGTTCTACCGCGACCGCAGGCCGGACAGCTACGACTCGCTGACCCAGGCGTAA
- a CDS encoding NCS1 family nucleobase:cation symporter-1, with amino-acid sequence MAQVQHPDGRIELADATSVHGSRFYNAELAPVPIERRTWTTYNYFALWMGMAHNIPSYLLASGLIAIGMNWAQAFLTITLGNLIVLAPMLLNSHAGTKYGIPFPVFARAFYGIRGANLAALLRGFIACGWFGIQTWVGGSAIFVILGRLIGDSWTGAAEVFGQPWTMWLGFLLFWAFQMVIIWRGMDAVRRFENWTAPLVTVGFLILLAWVLVKAGGLGPIFSQPSRLGWGADFWTVFAPSLMGMIAFWATLSLNMPDFTRFGSSQRRQAWGQILGLPTTMSFMAIVSIMVTSGGIVIYGEAIWDPVELASRFDSPVVVVLSLLMLGLATVSANLAANVVSPSYDFSNAFPKRISFRVGGLITGVLGIAIQPWRLISDPNIYIFAWLNFYGGVLAAVAGVLVAGYWVHTRTRLELAELFTERGRYWFRGGWNWRALVASAVGAVLAVGGAYSEPGAGPFPADGLIPPLRMFYDYSWLAGLAAAFVVYLLLSAGRSGSVHTTEHSTKEGTSDRPRESRTDPAAVDG; translated from the coding sequence ATGGCGCAGGTTCAGCACCCCGACGGCCGGATCGAACTCGCCGATGCCACCTCGGTTCACGGTAGCCGGTTCTACAACGCCGAGCTCGCCCCGGTACCGATCGAACGACGCACCTGGACTACCTACAACTACTTCGCGCTGTGGATGGGGATGGCGCACAACATCCCCTCCTACCTGCTCGCGTCCGGGCTGATCGCGATCGGGATGAACTGGGCGCAGGCCTTCCTCACCATCACTCTCGGCAACCTGATCGTGCTGGCCCCGATGCTGCTGAACAGCCACGCCGGGACCAAGTACGGCATCCCGTTCCCGGTGTTCGCCCGCGCGTTCTACGGCATCCGCGGGGCGAACCTCGCCGCCCTGCTGCGCGGGTTCATCGCCTGCGGCTGGTTCGGTATCCAGACCTGGGTCGGCGGTAGCGCGATCTTCGTCATCCTCGGCAGGCTGATCGGCGACTCGTGGACGGGCGCGGCCGAGGTTTTCGGGCAACCATGGACGATGTGGCTGGGCTTCCTGCTGTTCTGGGCCTTCCAGATGGTGATCATCTGGCGCGGGATGGACGCGGTGCGGCGGTTCGAGAACTGGACCGCACCGCTGGTGACCGTGGGCTTCCTGATCCTGCTCGCCTGGGTGCTGGTCAAGGCAGGCGGCCTCGGCCCGATCTTCTCCCAGCCCTCGCGGCTGGGCTGGGGCGCGGACTTCTGGACCGTGTTCGCCCCCTCGCTGATGGGCATGATCGCGTTCTGGGCGACCCTGTCGCTGAACATGCCGGACTTCACCCGGTTCGGCTCCAGCCAGCGCAGGCAGGCCTGGGGGCAGATACTCGGCCTGCCGACCACGATGTCCTTCATGGCCATCGTGTCGATCATGGTCACCTCCGGCGGGATCGTCATCTACGGCGAGGCGATCTGGGACCCGGTGGAGCTGGCCAGCCGGTTCGACTCACCGGTGGTCGTGGTGCTCTCGCTGCTCATGCTCGGGCTCGCCACCGTCTCGGCGAACCTCGCGGCGAACGTGGTGAGCCCGTCCTACGACTTCTCCAACGCCTTCCCGAAACGGATCAGCTTCCGGGTCGGCGGGCTGATCACCGGCGTACTCGGCATCGCGATCCAGCCCTGGCGGCTGATCTCCGATCCGAACATCTACATCTTCGCCTGGCTCAACTTCTACGGCGGCGTGCTGGCCGCGGTGGCCGGGGTGCTGGTCGCGGGCTACTGGGTGCACACCCGCACCCGGCTGGAGCTGGCCGAACTGTTCACCGAACGCGGCCGGTACTGGTTCCGCGGTGGCTGGAACTGGCGCGCGCTGGTGGCCTCGGCCGTCGGTGCGGTGCTGGCCGTCGGCGGCGCGTACTCCGAGCCGGGTGCGGGCCCCTTCCCAGCCGACGGCCTGATCCCGCCGCTGCGGATGTTCTACGACTACAGCTGGCTCGCGGGCCTGGCCGCCGCGTTCGTCGTCTACCTGCTCCTGTCCGCGGGCCGGAGCGGTTCCGTACACACCACCGAGCACAGCACCAAGGAGGGCACAAGTGACCGACCTCGTGAGAGCCGGACTGATCCAGCAGCGGTGGACGGGTGA
- a CDS encoding LysR family transcriptional regulator, with the protein MRLELRHLRTVCAIAEHGSVSRAATALGVAQPALTAQLQRIEVLLGGALFERDRRGARPTALGELVLARARVLLPAVADLQADASRLAGAGPGATIQQFRFGSVGVPFLTGLTNRLEKQFPHALVTTQVSWSATELAEAVAAQRSDFAIAGVCGDASAPAEHGLVWASIAVEPIFVVLSEDDPNADRPEVELADLAGMRWAHTPGDGCFADCFAAACSRAGFTPSLLSEVDIVTCIDLAQGGHAAVLCQPTFRLMPGLAVVPLAGTPLTWRHLLGWNPASPAAEFAETVVAHAREAYTDAITRNPRYPRWLAEHPAFDPVATSTR; encoded by the coding sequence ATGCGGCTGGAGTTGCGGCATCTACGAACGGTCTGTGCGATCGCCGAACACGGCAGCGTGTCCAGGGCGGCGACCGCGCTCGGCGTCGCGCAACCCGCGCTGACCGCGCAACTGCAACGGATCGAGGTACTGCTCGGCGGCGCGCTGTTCGAGCGGGACCGCAGGGGCGCGCGGCCCACCGCGCTGGGCGAACTGGTGCTGGCGCGGGCGAGGGTGCTGCTGCCTGCCGTGGCGGACCTGCAGGCCGACGCCAGCAGGCTCGCCGGTGCCGGTCCGGGCGCGACCATCCAGCAGTTCCGGTTCGGTTCGGTCGGCGTCCCGTTTCTCACCGGGCTGACCAACCGGCTGGAGAAGCAGTTCCCGCATGCGCTGGTTACCACCCAGGTGTCCTGGTCGGCCACCGAACTGGCCGAGGCGGTTGCCGCGCAGCGCAGCGACTTCGCGATCGCCGGGGTGTGCGGTGACGCGAGCGCGCCTGCCGAGCACGGCCTGGTGTGGGCCTCGATCGCGGTGGAGCCGATTTTCGTGGTGCTGTCCGAGGACGACCCGAACGCCGACCGGCCCGAGGTCGAGCTCGCCGACCTCGCCGGGATGCGCTGGGCACACACCCCGGGGGACGGCTGCTTCGCGGACTGCTTCGCCGCCGCCTGTTCCCGGGCCGGGTTCACCCCGAGCCTGCTCAGCGAGGTGGACATCGTCACCTGCATCGACCTCGCCCAGGGCGGGCACGCCGCGGTGCTGTGCCAGCCAACGTTCCGGTTGATGCCGGGCCTTGCCGTGGTGCCGCTGGCCGGTACGCCGCTGACCTGGCGGCACCTGCTCGGCTGGAATCCGGCCTCGCCCGCGGCCGAGTTCGCCGAGACCGTGGTCGCGCACGCGCGGGAGGCCTATACCGACGCGATCACGCGCAACCCCCGCTACCCGCGCTGGCTGGCCGAGCACCCCGCGTTCGATCCGGTCGCCACCAGCACCCGCTGA
- a CDS encoding S1 family peptidase, giving the protein MRLPALAKPRAAIAAVAAMAMTAATTVLFAAPGAAAEENAATAGVPTEVFAALERDLGLSEGQAKARFAAEHRAGELEQRLRKQLGSAFGGAWIPRGDDRLVVAVTNPAQAAKVRAAGAEPKVVDDSKADLDAQVARLDAGKALAPRAVTGWYADVEANQVVINTKPGGAAAAQRFAAGRGLTGEAVRINETTEAPRPLYDVRGGDAYHISSGSRCSVGFSVNGGFVTAGHCGNTGATTTGSNRVSQGTFRGSSFPGNDYAWVATNSNWTPQGVVNNYSGSTVSVAGSQEAPVGSTVCRSGSTTGWHCGTIQARNSSVSYPQGTVSGLIRTSVCAEPGDSGGSLLAGNQAQGVTSGGSGNCSSGGTTYFQPVNEILQTYGLSLVTGDGGPGDPPDPPDNPCSGAEDSLTGSLTSGGVAYQPNGQYYRSDSSGTHSGCLAGPSSADFDLYLQKWTGTWTTVARSTSPGPDEQVNYSGTAGYYRYVVHAYSGSGSYTLGITTP; this is encoded by the coding sequence ATGCGTCTACCAGCACTGGCGAAGCCACGGGCGGCGATCGCTGCCGTGGCCGCCATGGCGATGACGGCGGCGACCACGGTGCTGTTCGCGGCACCCGGCGCGGCCGCGGAGGAGAACGCGGCGACCGCCGGCGTGCCCACCGAGGTGTTCGCCGCACTGGAACGGGATCTCGGCCTGAGCGAGGGACAGGCCAAGGCCCGGTTCGCGGCCGAGCACCGCGCGGGCGAGCTCGAGCAGCGGCTGCGCAAGCAGCTCGGTTCGGCGTTCGGCGGGGCGTGGATCCCGCGCGGGGACGACCGGCTCGTGGTGGCGGTGACCAACCCGGCGCAGGCCGCGAAGGTGCGCGCCGCGGGGGCCGAGCCGAAGGTCGTGGACGACAGCAAGGCGGACCTGGACGCGCAGGTCGCCCGGCTGGACGCGGGTAAGGCGCTGGCCCCGCGCGCGGTGACCGGCTGGTATGCCGACGTCGAGGCGAACCAGGTCGTGATCAACACCAAGCCCGGCGGCGCCGCCGCGGCGCAGCGGTTCGCCGCAGGCCGCGGGCTGACCGGCGAGGCGGTGCGGATCAACGAGACCACCGAGGCGCCGCGGCCGTTGTACGACGTGCGCGGCGGCGACGCGTACCACATCAGCAGCGGCAGCCGGTGCTCGGTCGGGTTCTCGGTGAACGGTGGTTTCGTCACCGCGGGCCACTGCGGGAACACCGGCGCCACGACCACCGGTTCGAACCGGGTCTCCCAGGGCACCTTCCGCGGGTCCTCCTTCCCCGGCAACGACTATGCCTGGGTGGCCACCAACTCCAACTGGACCCCGCAGGGCGTGGTGAACAACTACAGCGGCAGCACGGTGTCCGTTGCCGGCTCGCAGGAGGCGCCGGTGGGTTCCACGGTCTGCCGCTCCGGCTCCACCACCGGCTGGCACTGCGGGACCATCCAGGCCCGCAACTCCTCGGTGAGCTACCCGCAGGGCACCGTCAGCGGCCTGATCCGCACCAGCGTGTGCGCCGAGCCCGGTGACTCCGGCGGCTCGCTGCTGGCCGGTAACCAGGCGCAGGGCGTCACCTCCGGTGGCTCGGGCAACTGCAGCTCCGGCGGCACCACCTACTTCCAGCCGGTGAACGAGATCCTGCAGACCTACGGCCTCAGCCTGGTGACCGGGGACGGCGGTCCCGGCGACCCGCCCGACCCGCCGGACAATCCGTGCTCGGGTGCGGAGGACAGCCTGACCGGATCGCTGACCTCCGGCGGCGTCGCCTACCAGCCGAACGGGCAGTACTACCGGTCGGACTCCTCCGGGACGCACAGCGGCTGCCTGGCCGGTCCGTCCAGCGCCGACTTCGATCTGTACCTGCAGAAGTGGACCGGAACGTGGACCACGGTGGCCAGGTCGACCAGCCCGGGGCCGGACGAGCAGGTGAACTACTCCGGCACTGCGGGCTACTACCGGTACGTCGTGCATGCATACAGCGGCTCCGGTAGCTACACCCTCGGAATCACCACTCCGTAG
- a CDS encoding SSI family serine proteinase inhibitor, whose amino-acid sequence MALFPIEPLAACALTLACIGGPDTHAGSEFTLTTETADGERSSVTLECQPSGGTHPEPALACRSLALVWGDFESLDDHPTRQVCTLELAPVQAEAHGHWRGEPVAFSTTYSNPCVAHAMSRGVFQP is encoded by the coding sequence ATGGCACTGTTCCCCATCGAACCCCTCGCGGCCTGCGCGCTCACCCTCGCGTGCATCGGAGGGCCCGACACCCATGCCGGCTCCGAGTTCACCCTCACCACCGAGACCGCCGACGGTGAGCGCAGCTCGGTGACCCTGGAATGCCAGCCCTCCGGCGGCACGCATCCCGAACCCGCCCTCGCCTGCCGCTCGCTGGCGCTGGTGTGGGGCGACTTCGAAAGCCTTGACGACCACCCGACCCGGCAGGTCTGCACCCTCGAACTGGCCCCGGTGCAGGCGGAGGCGCACGGGCACTGGCGGGGCGAGCCGGTCGCCTTCAGCACGACCTACTCCAACCCCTGTGTCGCGCACGCGATGTCCCGCGGCGTGTTCCAGCCCTGA
- a CDS encoding PucR family transcriptional regulator, translated as MYPTVAEVLALPVIRHGGPRVAAGSAGLDRRVRWAHVAEPADIARLLRGGELVLTTGIALPDDDAALTRYVDELAEVGVAGLIVELVRHWHETLPEALVAAAERHGLPLVTLSRETRYVAVTETVNGLIVDAQVAELRAAERVHQTFTALTVSGAEPAAVLREVARITEQPAVLETLAHQVIAYDAAGTDPAELLADWVRRSRATRLGERTGYHAEAGWLVTIVGARGHDWGRLVIVSAEQPPHRHVVVAERAASALAVYQLLAREGDSLERQAHRAVLAELLASPTPPAELVARAAALGVPLTGRQLVGAAIRPWIGAHTHTGQRASLQPALRELAEAAALAARRAKVPALVAVTEAADATSSPDASVRALLSLSEDADADAVADRLAAEIHQARGTAPAVIAVGTTVTGAGEAGRSLTEAAHVAAAVEPADTGQESRGVHRLADVRLRGLLHLLAEDERVAAFATRELGALLERDAAAGSRLVQALRHFCAHGGNKSAAAAAAHTSRTAYYQQLARIEQVLGVPLEDPESMLSLHAALLAHDIRRARGCESY; from the coding sequence GTGTATCCGACCGTGGCGGAGGTGCTGGCACTGCCCGTGATCCGGCACGGCGGCCCACGGGTCGCGGCCGGGTCGGCGGGACTGGACCGCAGGGTGCGCTGGGCCCATGTCGCCGAACCCGCCGATATCGCGCGGCTGCTCCGGGGCGGTGAGCTGGTGCTGACCACCGGTATCGCCCTTCCGGATGACGACGCCGCGCTGACCAGGTACGTTGACGAGCTGGCCGAGGTCGGGGTGGCTGGCCTGATCGTGGAGCTGGTACGGCACTGGCACGAAACCCTGCCGGAGGCCCTGGTCGCCGCCGCCGAACGGCACGGGCTCCCCCTGGTCACGCTGTCCAGGGAGACCCGCTATGTCGCGGTCACCGAGACGGTCAACGGGCTGATCGTGGACGCTCAGGTCGCCGAGCTGCGCGCGGCCGAGCGGGTGCACCAGACCTTCACCGCGCTCACCGTGTCCGGCGCCGAACCGGCCGCGGTGCTGCGCGAGGTCGCCCGGATCACCGAGCAGCCCGCGGTGCTGGAGACCCTGGCCCATCAGGTGATCGCCTACGACGCGGCGGGTACCGACCCGGCCGAGCTGCTCGCCGACTGGGTGCGGCGCTCCCGGGCCACCCGGCTCGGCGAGCGAACCGGCTACCACGCCGAGGCGGGCTGGCTGGTCACCATCGTCGGCGCCCGCGGGCACGACTGGGGCAGGCTGGTCATCGTCTCCGCGGAGCAGCCGCCGCACCGGCATGTCGTCGTCGCCGAGCGCGCGGCCTCCGCGCTGGCGGTGTACCAGCTCCTGGCAAGGGAAGGTGACAGCCTGGAACGGCAGGCGCACCGTGCCGTGCTGGCCGAGCTGCTGGCCTCCCCGACGCCACCGGCCGAGCTGGTGGCGCGGGCGGCGGCGCTGGGCGTGCCGCTCACCGGAAGGCAGCTCGTCGGCGCGGCCATCCGGCCGTGGATCGGGGCGCATACACACACCGGGCAGCGCGCCTCCCTGCAACCGGCGCTGCGCGAACTCGCCGAGGCCGCGGCGCTGGCGGCGCGGCGGGCGAAGGTGCCCGCGCTGGTCGCCGTCACCGAGGCCGCCGACGCGACCAGCAGCCCGGACGCCAGCGTGCGCGCCCTGCTGTCGCTGTCCGAGGACGCCGACGCCGACGCGGTGGCCGACCGGCTGGCCGCCGAGATCCACCAGGCCCGTGGCACGGCGCCCGCGGTGATCGCGGTGGGCACCACGGTCACCGGGGCGGGGGAGGCGGGCCGCAGCCTCACCGAGGCCGCGCATGTGGCCGCCGCGGTGGAACCGGCGGACACCGGGCAGGAGTCCCGCGGGGTGCACCGGCTGGCGGACGTCCGGCTGCGCGGTCTGCTGCACCTGCTGGCCGAGGACGAGCGGGTGGCCGCCTTCGCCACCCGCGAGCTGGGTGCGCTGCTGGAGCGGGACGCGGCGGCCGGCAGCAGGCTGGTGCAGGCGTTGCGGCACTTCTGCGCGCACGGCGGCAACAAGTCCGCGGCAGCGGCCGCGGCGCACACCTCCCGCACCGCCTACTACCAGCAGCTGGCCCGGATCGAGCAGGTGCTCGGGGTGCCGCTGGAGGATCCGGAGTCGATGCTCTCGCTGCACGCCGCGCTGCTGGCCCACGACATCCGCAGGGCACGCGGCTGTGAGTCCTACTAG
- a CDS encoding aspartate aminotransferase family protein, translated as MPDAELLARHKAVLPEWLALYYREPIEIVRASGRHVTDADGQTYLDFFAGILTNAIGYGIAEISDAVRGQLDTGVLHTSTLYLIRSQVELAEQIAELSGIENAKVFFTNSGTEANETALMLATQYRRSNQILALRNSYHGRAFGTVGITGNRGWSASSLSPVKVSYVHGGYRYRDAFAGLSDAEYVEACVADLRDVLRTTTSGDVAAMIAEPIQGVGGFNVPPDGLFAGFKEVLDEYGILLISDEVQTGWGRTGDHFWGIEAHGVTPDVMTFAKGLGNGLAIGGVVARAELMDCLQANSISTFGGNPVSTAGAKATLDYLLEHDLQGNAAKLGDRLIGGLRELAEPYDVVGDVRGKGLMIGVELVEPGSHEPSQPAAGIVLEETRRRGLLVGKGGLHNNVIRLAPPMTLTGGETEEALEILGAAFAKAQEERTA; from the coding sequence ATGCCCGACGCGGAGCTCTTGGCCAGGCACAAGGCGGTGCTGCCGGAGTGGCTGGCGCTGTACTACCGGGAACCGATCGAGATCGTGCGCGCCAGCGGACGGCACGTCACCGATGCCGACGGCCAGACCTATCTGGACTTCTTCGCGGGGATCCTGACCAACGCGATCGGTTACGGCATCGCGGAGATCTCCGACGCGGTGCGCGGCCAGCTGGACACCGGCGTGCTGCACACCTCCACGCTGTACCTGATCCGCAGCCAGGTGGAGCTGGCCGAGCAGATCGCCGAGCTGTCCGGGATCGAGAACGCCAAGGTGTTCTTCACCAACTCCGGTACCGAGGCCAACGAGACCGCGCTGATGCTGGCCACCCAGTACCGGCGCAGCAACCAGATTCTCGCGCTGCGCAACTCCTACCACGGCAGGGCCTTCGGCACCGTGGGGATCACCGGCAACCGGGGCTGGTCGGCCAGCTCGCTGTCCCCGGTCAAGGTCAGCTACGTGCACGGCGGCTACCGCTACCGGGACGCCTTCGCCGGGCTCTCCGACGCGGAGTACGTCGAGGCCTGCGTCGCGGACCTGCGGGACGTGCTGCGCACCACCACCTCCGGGGACGTGGCCGCGATGATCGCCGAGCCGATCCAGGGCGTCGGCGGGTTCAACGTGCCACCGGACGGGCTGTTCGCCGGGTTCAAGGAGGTGCTGGACGAGTACGGCATCCTGCTGATCTCCGACGAGGTGCAGACGGGCTGGGGCCGCACCGGAGACCACTTCTGGGGGATCGAAGCGCACGGGGTGACCCCGGATGTGATGACCTTCGCCAAGGGACTCGGCAACGGCCTCGCGATCGGCGGGGTGGTGGCCCGTGCCGAGCTGATGGACTGCCTGCAGGCCAACTCCATCTCCACCTTCGGGGGCAACCCGGTGTCCACTGCGGGCGCCAAGGCGACCCTGGACTACCTGCTCGAACACGACCTGCAGGGCAATGCCGCGAAGCTGGGGGACCGGCTGATCGGCGGCCTGCGCGAGCTGGCCGAGCCCTATGACGTGGTGGGCGATGTGCGGGGCAAGGGGCTGATGATCGGCGTCGAGCTGGTCGAGCCCGGCTCGCACGAGCCGAGCCAGCCCGCGGCCGGGATCGTGCTGGAGGAGACCCGCAGGCGTGGCCTGCTGGTCGGCAAGGGCGGGCTGCACAACAACGTGATCCGCCTCGCGCCACCGATGACGCTGACCGGCGGCGAGACCGAGGAGGCACTGGAGATCCTCGGCGCCGCCTTCGCGAAGGCACAGGAGGAACGAACGGCGTGA